A window from Anser cygnoides isolate HZ-2024a breed goose chromosome 1, Taihu_goose_T2T_genome, whole genome shotgun sequence encodes these proteins:
- the LOC136789682 gene encoding protein mono-ADP-ribosyltransferase PARP12-like isoform X4 — protein sequence MIKEGLEYTQACRYSHDISSAENKKVLKTHELSGLSEDELRVLLLQNDPFFLPDVCQFYNRRDGVCNQKNNCSRLHICRHYLQGKCKFFVCKRSHKLLDEHPRRVLETAGIDAKIVSNFQIIYDHKHVEFNKEQNKEKTKPHRHFRVYNYKRVETSRKKQADTNSEEQKLPLETTMGSGVHVPPSKDPSSNEPPQSQPQLPAGARGKEEGKKDDSSANTLKDKKEDNSDEICLFYVWKYCKHNDKCRSIHYHLPYRWQVFNGFTWNDLSMMEEIEKAYCDPKMNSTADKNINFQTMTCSSSLLRRLSTPSSVTQPMFVLTTKWIWYWQNDQGQWIEYGEQAKGDVVNSPSSDILENLYLADPDAIVPFQAGLYGYQLNFKEMTQTNISSKTRRRVCRRPKFVSYEEVQKIKQSSQRDSSIPNQACPPHWDSFALPDSKYKAVEISNISSEYKEIKKQFEQTMKTYNIVRVQRIQNPSLWKVFQWKKEQMKKEAGKKEVNERLLFHGTKGARLEDICINNFDWRTCGSNGANYGKGSYFARDASYSHEYCQSTVKPNVMFMARVLVGDYVQGRADYVRPPTRSADGLWFYDSCVDNELNPSIFVIFEKYQIYPEYLIEYKEAEKKCIIS from the exons ATGATCAAAGAAGGGCTTGAGTATACACA AGCTTGTAGGTACTCTCATGACATCAGCAGCGCTGAGAACAAAAAAGTCCTAAAGACCCATGAGTTGTCTGGCCTCAGTGAGGATGAACTGCGAGTCCTGCTTCTCCAAAATGACCCTTTCTTCCTTCCCGAT GTCTGCCAATTTTACAACAGAAGGGATGGTGTCTGCAACCAGAAAAACAACTGCAGCAGGCTTCATATTTGCCGACACTATCTCCAAgggaaatgtaaattttttgtATGCAAGAGATCCCATAAGCTGTTGGATGAACACCCGCGGAGAGTGTTGGAAACTGCAGGCATTGATGCGAAGATAGTTTCAAACTTCCAAATTATATATGATCACAAGCATGTGGAGTTCAACAAGGAACAGAACAAGGAGAAAA CTAAACCCCATCGTCACTTCCGTGTTTACAACTACAAGCGAGTAGAAACATCGAGGAAAAAGCAGGCAGATACAAACAGCGAAGAACAGAAGCTACCTTTAGAAACCACAATGGGCTCTGGGGTGCATGTACCACCTTCGAAAG ATCCCAGTAGCAACGAACCTCCTCAGAGCCAACCCCAGTTGCCAGCAGGTGCCAGAGGTAAAGAAGAAG GTAAAAAAGACGATTCCTCTGCGAACACTTTGAAGGACAAGAAGGAAGATAACAGTGACGAGATCTGCTTGTTCTATGTCTGGAAGTACTGCAAACATAACG ACAAATGCAGATCGATTCATTACCATTTGCCATATCGATGGCAAGTATTTAATGGGTTCACCTGGAATGACCTTTCCATGATGGAGGAAATTGAAAAGGCCTATTGTGACCCAAAAATGAACAG TACAGCAGATAAGAACATTAATTTCCAGACAATGACCTGCTCCTCTTCGTTGCTTCGACGCCTCTCTACACCATCATCTGTCACACAACCCATGTTTGTATTGACTACAAAGTGGATTTGGTATTGGCAGAATGACCAAGGCCAGTGGATTGAATATGGAGAACAGGCAA AAGGTGATGTTGTGAACTCGCCATCTTCTGACATACTTGAGAATTTGTATCTGGCAGATCCAGATGCCATCGTACCTTTCCAGGCTGGCTTGTATGGTTACCAGCTCAATTTTAAAG AAATGACCCAGACAAACATTTCTTCTAAAACTAGAAGACGGGTCTGTAGGCGACCAAAGTTTGTGTCTTATGAAGAAGTGCAGAAGATAAAGCAAAG CAGTCAGAGGGATTCGTCTATTCCAAATCAAGCCTGTCCTCCCCACTGGGATTCATTTGCCTTGCCTGACTCAAAATACAAG gcagtggagatcagtaacatATCCTctgaatacaaagaaataaagaagcagtTTGAGCAGACTATGAAAACCTACAACATCGTTAGAGTACAAAGGATTCAGAATCCATCACTCTGGAAAGTATTTCAGTG GAAAAAGGAGCAAATGAAGAAGGAAGCTGGAAAGAAGGAAGTAAACGAAAGGCTCCTGTTCCATGGAACCAAGGGTGCCCGCCTGGAAGATATCTGCATAAACAACTTTGACTGGAGAACTTGTGGAAGCAATGGAGCCAACTATGGAAAGG GAAGTTACTTTGCTAGAGATGCTTCATATTCCCATGAATACTGTCAGTCTACAGTGAAACCAAATGTCATGTTCATGGCTCGTGTATTGGTTGGAGATTACGTTCAAGGCAGGGCAGACTATGTTCGCCCCCCAACAAGGTCTGCTGACGGACTTTGGTTTTATGACAGTTGTGTGGACAACGAGTTAAATCCCtccatttttgttatttttgaaaaatatcaaatttacCCAGAGTATCTGATAGAATAtaaggaggcagaaaaaaaatgtattatatcTTGA
- the LOC136789682 gene encoding protein mono-ADP-ribosyltransferase PARP12-like isoform X10, translating into MKMESSSMRMNSKEEFPVGGFCCSSWSWGVITGLLPLQSSSSHAQMGRSWRGKARACRYSHDISSAENKKVLKTHELSGLSEDELRVLLLQNDPFFLPDVCQFYNRRDGVCNQKNNCSRLHICRHYLQGKCKFFVCKRSHKLLDEHPRRVLETAGIDAKIVSNFQIIYDHKHVEFNKEQNKEKTKPHRHFRVYNYKRVETSRKKQADTNSEEQKLPLETTMGSGVHVPPSKDPSSNEPPQSQPQLPAGARGKEEGKKDDSSANTLKDKKEDNSDEICLFYVWKYCKHNDKCRSIHYHLPYRWQVFNGFTWNDLSMMEEIEKAYCDPKMNSTADKNINFQTMTCSSSLLRRLSTPSSVTQPMFVLTTKWIWYWQNDQGQWIEYGEQAKGDVVNSPSSDILENLYLADPDAIVPFQAGLYGYQLNFKEMTQTNISSKTRRRVCRRPKFVSYEEVQKIKQSSQRDSSIPNQACPPHWDSFALPDSKYK; encoded by the exons atgaaaatggaaagcagTTCAATGAGAATGAACTCGAAAGAAGAATTTCCTGTCGGAGGCTTCTGTTGCAGCTCTTGGTCCTGGGGTGTTATCACCGGCCTTCTGCCTCTACAAAGCAGTTCCTCACACGCTCAGATGGGAAGGAGTTGGAGAGGAAAGGCCCG AGCTTGTAGGTACTCTCATGACATCAGCAGCGCTGAGAACAAAAAAGTCCTAAAGACCCATGAGTTGTCTGGCCTCAGTGAGGATGAACTGCGAGTCCTGCTTCTCCAAAATGACCCTTTCTTCCTTCCCGAT GTCTGCCAATTTTACAACAGAAGGGATGGTGTCTGCAACCAGAAAAACAACTGCAGCAGGCTTCATATTTGCCGACACTATCTCCAAgggaaatgtaaattttttgtATGCAAGAGATCCCATAAGCTGTTGGATGAACACCCGCGGAGAGTGTTGGAAACTGCAGGCATTGATGCGAAGATAGTTTCAAACTTCCAAATTATATATGATCACAAGCATGTGGAGTTCAACAAGGAACAGAACAAGGAGAAAA CTAAACCCCATCGTCACTTCCGTGTTTACAACTACAAGCGAGTAGAAACATCGAGGAAAAAGCAGGCAGATACAAACAGCGAAGAACAGAAGCTACCTTTAGAAACCACAATGGGCTCTGGGGTGCATGTACCACCTTCGAAAG ATCCCAGTAGCAACGAACCTCCTCAGAGCCAACCCCAGTTGCCAGCAGGTGCCAGAGGTAAAGAAGAAG GTAAAAAAGACGATTCCTCTGCGAACACTTTGAAGGACAAGAAGGAAGATAACAGTGACGAGATCTGCTTGTTCTATGTCTGGAAGTACTGCAAACATAACG ACAAATGCAGATCGATTCATTACCATTTGCCATATCGATGGCAAGTATTTAATGGGTTCACCTGGAATGACCTTTCCATGATGGAGGAAATTGAAAAGGCCTATTGTGACCCAAAAATGAACAG TACAGCAGATAAGAACATTAATTTCCAGACAATGACCTGCTCCTCTTCGTTGCTTCGACGCCTCTCTACACCATCATCTGTCACACAACCCATGTTTGTATTGACTACAAAGTGGATTTGGTATTGGCAGAATGACCAAGGCCAGTGGATTGAATATGGAGAACAGGCAA AAGGTGATGTTGTGAACTCGCCATCTTCTGACATACTTGAGAATTTGTATCTGGCAGATCCAGATGCCATCGTACCTTTCCAGGCTGGCTTGTATGGTTACCAGCTCAATTTTAAAG AAATGACCCAGACAAACATTTCTTCTAAAACTAGAAGACGGGTCTGTAGGCGACCAAAGTTTGTGTCTTATGAAGAAGTGCAGAAGATAAAGCAAAG CAGTCAGAGGGATTCGTCTATTCCAAATCAAGCCTGTCCTCCCCACTGGGATTCATTTGCCTTGCCTGACTCAAAATACAAG TAG
- the LOC136789682 gene encoding protein mono-ADP-ribosyltransferase PARP12-like isoform X7: MKMESSSMRMNSKEEFPVGGFCCSSWSWGVITGLLPLQSSSSHAQMGRSWRGKARACRYSHDISSAENKKVLKTHELSGLSEDELRVLLLQNDPFFLPDVCQFYNRRDGVCNQKNNCSRLHICRHYLQGKCKFFVCKRSHKLLDEHPRRVLETAGIDAKIVSNFQIIYDHKHVEFNKEQNKEKTKPHRHFRVYNYKRVETSRKKQADTNSEEQKLPLETTMGSGVHVPPSKDPSSNEPPQSQPQLPAGARGKEEGKKDDSSANTLKDKKEDNSDEICLFYVWKYCKHNDKCRSIHYHLPYRWQVFNGFTWNDLSMMEEIEKAYCDPKMNSTADKNINFQTMTCSSSLLRRLSTPSSVTQPMFVLTTKWIWYWQNDQGQWIEYGEQAKGDVVNSPSSDILENLYLADPDAIVPFQAGLYGYQLNFKEMTQTNISSKTRRRVCRRPKFVSYEEVQKIKQSSQRDSSIPNQACPPHWDSFALPDSKYKVILGLAGILHACGDHRNI; this comes from the exons atgaaaatggaaagcagTTCAATGAGAATGAACTCGAAAGAAGAATTTCCTGTCGGAGGCTTCTGTTGCAGCTCTTGGTCCTGGGGTGTTATCACCGGCCTTCTGCCTCTACAAAGCAGTTCCTCACACGCTCAGATGGGAAGGAGTTGGAGAGGAAAGGCCCG AGCTTGTAGGTACTCTCATGACATCAGCAGCGCTGAGAACAAAAAAGTCCTAAAGACCCATGAGTTGTCTGGCCTCAGTGAGGATGAACTGCGAGTCCTGCTTCTCCAAAATGACCCTTTCTTCCTTCCCGAT GTCTGCCAATTTTACAACAGAAGGGATGGTGTCTGCAACCAGAAAAACAACTGCAGCAGGCTTCATATTTGCCGACACTATCTCCAAgggaaatgtaaattttttgtATGCAAGAGATCCCATAAGCTGTTGGATGAACACCCGCGGAGAGTGTTGGAAACTGCAGGCATTGATGCGAAGATAGTTTCAAACTTCCAAATTATATATGATCACAAGCATGTGGAGTTCAACAAGGAACAGAACAAGGAGAAAA CTAAACCCCATCGTCACTTCCGTGTTTACAACTACAAGCGAGTAGAAACATCGAGGAAAAAGCAGGCAGATACAAACAGCGAAGAACAGAAGCTACCTTTAGAAACCACAATGGGCTCTGGGGTGCATGTACCACCTTCGAAAG ATCCCAGTAGCAACGAACCTCCTCAGAGCCAACCCCAGTTGCCAGCAGGTGCCAGAGGTAAAGAAGAAG GTAAAAAAGACGATTCCTCTGCGAACACTTTGAAGGACAAGAAGGAAGATAACAGTGACGAGATCTGCTTGTTCTATGTCTGGAAGTACTGCAAACATAACG ACAAATGCAGATCGATTCATTACCATTTGCCATATCGATGGCAAGTATTTAATGGGTTCACCTGGAATGACCTTTCCATGATGGAGGAAATTGAAAAGGCCTATTGTGACCCAAAAATGAACAG TACAGCAGATAAGAACATTAATTTCCAGACAATGACCTGCTCCTCTTCGTTGCTTCGACGCCTCTCTACACCATCATCTGTCACACAACCCATGTTTGTATTGACTACAAAGTGGATTTGGTATTGGCAGAATGACCAAGGCCAGTGGATTGAATATGGAGAACAGGCAA AAGGTGATGTTGTGAACTCGCCATCTTCTGACATACTTGAGAATTTGTATCTGGCAGATCCAGATGCCATCGTACCTTTCCAGGCTGGCTTGTATGGTTACCAGCTCAATTTTAAAG AAATGACCCAGACAAACATTTCTTCTAAAACTAGAAGACGGGTCTGTAGGCGACCAAAGTTTGTGTCTTATGAAGAAGTGCAGAAGATAAAGCAAAG CAGTCAGAGGGATTCGTCTATTCCAAATCAAGCCTGTCCTCCCCACTGGGATTCATTTGCCTTGCCTGACTCAAAATACAAG GTAATATTGGGACTGGCTGGGATTCTGCATGCATGTGGTGACCATCGTAACATCTGA
- the LOC136789682 gene encoding protein mono-ADP-ribosyltransferase PARP12-like isoform X8 produces MKMESSSMRMNSKEEFPVGGFCCSSWSWGVITGLLPLQSSSSHAQMGRSWRGKARACRYSHDISSAENKKVLKTHELSGLSEDELRVLLLQNDPFFLPDVCQFYNRRDGVCNQKNNCSRLHICRHYLQGKCKFFVCKRSHKLLDEHPRRVLETAGIDAKIVSNFQIIYDHKHVEFNKEQNKEKTKPHRHFRVYNYKRVETSRKKQADTNSEEQKLPLETTMGSGVHVPPSKDPSSNEPPQSQPQLPAGARGKEEGKKDDSSANTLKDKKEDNSDEICLFYVWKYCKHNDKCRSIHYHLPYRWQVFNGFTWNDLSMMEEIEKAYCDPKMNSTADKNINFQTMTCSSSLLRRLSTPSSVTQPMFVLTTKWIWYWQNDQGQWIEYGEQAKGDVVNSPSSDILENLYLADPDAIVPFQAGLYGYQLNFKEMTQTNISSKTRRRVCRRPKFVSYEEVQKIKQSSQRDSSIPNQACPPHWDSFALPDSKYKILINNSGKPCCTGSDPL; encoded by the exons atgaaaatggaaagcagTTCAATGAGAATGAACTCGAAAGAAGAATTTCCTGTCGGAGGCTTCTGTTGCAGCTCTTGGTCCTGGGGTGTTATCACCGGCCTTCTGCCTCTACAAAGCAGTTCCTCACACGCTCAGATGGGAAGGAGTTGGAGAGGAAAGGCCCG AGCTTGTAGGTACTCTCATGACATCAGCAGCGCTGAGAACAAAAAAGTCCTAAAGACCCATGAGTTGTCTGGCCTCAGTGAGGATGAACTGCGAGTCCTGCTTCTCCAAAATGACCCTTTCTTCCTTCCCGAT GTCTGCCAATTTTACAACAGAAGGGATGGTGTCTGCAACCAGAAAAACAACTGCAGCAGGCTTCATATTTGCCGACACTATCTCCAAgggaaatgtaaattttttgtATGCAAGAGATCCCATAAGCTGTTGGATGAACACCCGCGGAGAGTGTTGGAAACTGCAGGCATTGATGCGAAGATAGTTTCAAACTTCCAAATTATATATGATCACAAGCATGTGGAGTTCAACAAGGAACAGAACAAGGAGAAAA CTAAACCCCATCGTCACTTCCGTGTTTACAACTACAAGCGAGTAGAAACATCGAGGAAAAAGCAGGCAGATACAAACAGCGAAGAACAGAAGCTACCTTTAGAAACCACAATGGGCTCTGGGGTGCATGTACCACCTTCGAAAG ATCCCAGTAGCAACGAACCTCCTCAGAGCCAACCCCAGTTGCCAGCAGGTGCCAGAGGTAAAGAAGAAG GTAAAAAAGACGATTCCTCTGCGAACACTTTGAAGGACAAGAAGGAAGATAACAGTGACGAGATCTGCTTGTTCTATGTCTGGAAGTACTGCAAACATAACG ACAAATGCAGATCGATTCATTACCATTTGCCATATCGATGGCAAGTATTTAATGGGTTCACCTGGAATGACCTTTCCATGATGGAGGAAATTGAAAAGGCCTATTGTGACCCAAAAATGAACAG TACAGCAGATAAGAACATTAATTTCCAGACAATGACCTGCTCCTCTTCGTTGCTTCGACGCCTCTCTACACCATCATCTGTCACACAACCCATGTTTGTATTGACTACAAAGTGGATTTGGTATTGGCAGAATGACCAAGGCCAGTGGATTGAATATGGAGAACAGGCAA AAGGTGATGTTGTGAACTCGCCATCTTCTGACATACTTGAGAATTTGTATCTGGCAGATCCAGATGCCATCGTACCTTTCCAGGCTGGCTTGTATGGTTACCAGCTCAATTTTAAAG AAATGACCCAGACAAACATTTCTTCTAAAACTAGAAGACGGGTCTGTAGGCGACCAAAGTTTGTGTCTTATGAAGAAGTGCAGAAGATAAAGCAAAG CAGTCAGAGGGATTCGTCTATTCCAAATCAAGCCTGTCCTCCCCACTGGGATTCATTTGCCTTGCCTGACTCAAAATACAAG ATACTGATAAATAATTCTGGCAAACCTTGCTGCACTGGAAGTGACCCGTTATAA
- the LOC136789682 gene encoding protein mono-ADP-ribosyltransferase PARP12-like isoform X6 — MKMESSSMRMNSKEEFPVGGFCCSSWSWGVITGLLPLQSSSSHAQMGRSWRGKARACRYSHDISSAENKKVLKTHELSGLSEDELRVLLLQNDPFFLPDVCQFYNRRDGVCNQKNNCSRLHICRHYLQGKCKFFVCKRSHKLLDEHPRRVLETAGIDAKIVSNFQIIYDHKHVEFNKEQNKEKTKPHRHFRVYNYKRVETSRKKQADTNSEEQKLPLETTMGSGVHVPPSKDPSSNEPPQSQPQLPAGARGKEEGKKDDSSANTLKDKKEDNSDEICLFYVWKYCKHNDKCRSIHYHLPYRWQVFNGFTWNDLSMMEEIEKAYCDPKMNSTADKNINFQTMTCSSSLLRRLSTPSSVTQPMFVLTTKWIWYWQNDQGQWIEYGEQAKGDVVNSPSSDILENLYLADPDAIVPFQAGLYGYQLNFKEMTQTNISSKTRRRVCRRPKFVSYEEVQKIKQSSQRDSSIPNQACPPHWDSFALPDSKYKEKGANEEGSWKEGSKRKAPVPWNQGCPPGRYLHKQL; from the exons atgaaaatggaaagcagTTCAATGAGAATGAACTCGAAAGAAGAATTTCCTGTCGGAGGCTTCTGTTGCAGCTCTTGGTCCTGGGGTGTTATCACCGGCCTTCTGCCTCTACAAAGCAGTTCCTCACACGCTCAGATGGGAAGGAGTTGGAGAGGAAAGGCCCG AGCTTGTAGGTACTCTCATGACATCAGCAGCGCTGAGAACAAAAAAGTCCTAAAGACCCATGAGTTGTCTGGCCTCAGTGAGGATGAACTGCGAGTCCTGCTTCTCCAAAATGACCCTTTCTTCCTTCCCGAT GTCTGCCAATTTTACAACAGAAGGGATGGTGTCTGCAACCAGAAAAACAACTGCAGCAGGCTTCATATTTGCCGACACTATCTCCAAgggaaatgtaaattttttgtATGCAAGAGATCCCATAAGCTGTTGGATGAACACCCGCGGAGAGTGTTGGAAACTGCAGGCATTGATGCGAAGATAGTTTCAAACTTCCAAATTATATATGATCACAAGCATGTGGAGTTCAACAAGGAACAGAACAAGGAGAAAA CTAAACCCCATCGTCACTTCCGTGTTTACAACTACAAGCGAGTAGAAACATCGAGGAAAAAGCAGGCAGATACAAACAGCGAAGAACAGAAGCTACCTTTAGAAACCACAATGGGCTCTGGGGTGCATGTACCACCTTCGAAAG ATCCCAGTAGCAACGAACCTCCTCAGAGCCAACCCCAGTTGCCAGCAGGTGCCAGAGGTAAAGAAGAAG GTAAAAAAGACGATTCCTCTGCGAACACTTTGAAGGACAAGAAGGAAGATAACAGTGACGAGATCTGCTTGTTCTATGTCTGGAAGTACTGCAAACATAACG ACAAATGCAGATCGATTCATTACCATTTGCCATATCGATGGCAAGTATTTAATGGGTTCACCTGGAATGACCTTTCCATGATGGAGGAAATTGAAAAGGCCTATTGTGACCCAAAAATGAACAG TACAGCAGATAAGAACATTAATTTCCAGACAATGACCTGCTCCTCTTCGTTGCTTCGACGCCTCTCTACACCATCATCTGTCACACAACCCATGTTTGTATTGACTACAAAGTGGATTTGGTATTGGCAGAATGACCAAGGCCAGTGGATTGAATATGGAGAACAGGCAA AAGGTGATGTTGTGAACTCGCCATCTTCTGACATACTTGAGAATTTGTATCTGGCAGATCCAGATGCCATCGTACCTTTCCAGGCTGGCTTGTATGGTTACCAGCTCAATTTTAAAG AAATGACCCAGACAAACATTTCTTCTAAAACTAGAAGACGGGTCTGTAGGCGACCAAAGTTTGTGTCTTATGAAGAAGTGCAGAAGATAAAGCAAAG CAGTCAGAGGGATTCGTCTATTCCAAATCAAGCCTGTCCTCCCCACTGGGATTCATTTGCCTTGCCTGACTCAAAATACAAG GAAAAAGGAGCAAATGAAGAAGGAAGCTGGAAAGAAGGAAGTAAACGAAAGGCTCCTGTTCCATGGAACCAAGGGTGCCCGCCTGGAAGATATCTGCATAAACAACTTTGA
- the LOC136789682 gene encoding protein mono-ADP-ribosyltransferase PARP12-like isoform X9, with protein sequence MKMESSSMRMNSKEEFPVGGFCCSSWSWGVITGLLPLQSSSSHAQMGRSWRGKARACRYSHDISSAENKKVLKTHELSGLSEDELRVLLLQNDPFFLPDVCQFYNRRDGVCNQKNNCSRLHICRHYLQGKCKFFVCKRSHKLLDEHPRRVLETAGIDAKIVSNFQIIYDHKHVEFNKEQNKEKTKPHRHFRVYNYKRVETSRKKQADTNSEEQKLPLETTMGSGVHVPPSKDPSSNEPPQSQPQLPAGARGKEEGKKDDSSANTLKDKKEDNSDEICLFYVWKYCKHNDKCRSIHYHLPYRWQVFNGFTWNDLSMMEEIEKAYCDPKMNSTADKNINFQTMTCSSSLLRRLSTPSSVTQPMFVLTTKWIWYWQNDQGQWIEYGEQAKGDVVNSPSSDILENLYLADPDAIVPFQAGLYGYQLNFKEMTQTNISSKTRRRVCRRPKFVSYEEVQKIKQSSQRDSSIPNQACPPHWDSFALPDSKYKNPDNVC encoded by the exons atgaaaatggaaagcagTTCAATGAGAATGAACTCGAAAGAAGAATTTCCTGTCGGAGGCTTCTGTTGCAGCTCTTGGTCCTGGGGTGTTATCACCGGCCTTCTGCCTCTACAAAGCAGTTCCTCACACGCTCAGATGGGAAGGAGTTGGAGAGGAAAGGCCCG AGCTTGTAGGTACTCTCATGACATCAGCAGCGCTGAGAACAAAAAAGTCCTAAAGACCCATGAGTTGTCTGGCCTCAGTGAGGATGAACTGCGAGTCCTGCTTCTCCAAAATGACCCTTTCTTCCTTCCCGAT GTCTGCCAATTTTACAACAGAAGGGATGGTGTCTGCAACCAGAAAAACAACTGCAGCAGGCTTCATATTTGCCGACACTATCTCCAAgggaaatgtaaattttttgtATGCAAGAGATCCCATAAGCTGTTGGATGAACACCCGCGGAGAGTGTTGGAAACTGCAGGCATTGATGCGAAGATAGTTTCAAACTTCCAAATTATATATGATCACAAGCATGTGGAGTTCAACAAGGAACAGAACAAGGAGAAAA CTAAACCCCATCGTCACTTCCGTGTTTACAACTACAAGCGAGTAGAAACATCGAGGAAAAAGCAGGCAGATACAAACAGCGAAGAACAGAAGCTACCTTTAGAAACCACAATGGGCTCTGGGGTGCATGTACCACCTTCGAAAG ATCCCAGTAGCAACGAACCTCCTCAGAGCCAACCCCAGTTGCCAGCAGGTGCCAGAGGTAAAGAAGAAG GTAAAAAAGACGATTCCTCTGCGAACACTTTGAAGGACAAGAAGGAAGATAACAGTGACGAGATCTGCTTGTTCTATGTCTGGAAGTACTGCAAACATAACG ACAAATGCAGATCGATTCATTACCATTTGCCATATCGATGGCAAGTATTTAATGGGTTCACCTGGAATGACCTTTCCATGATGGAGGAAATTGAAAAGGCCTATTGTGACCCAAAAATGAACAG TACAGCAGATAAGAACATTAATTTCCAGACAATGACCTGCTCCTCTTCGTTGCTTCGACGCCTCTCTACACCATCATCTGTCACACAACCCATGTTTGTATTGACTACAAAGTGGATTTGGTATTGGCAGAATGACCAAGGCCAGTGGATTGAATATGGAGAACAGGCAA AAGGTGATGTTGTGAACTCGCCATCTTCTGACATACTTGAGAATTTGTATCTGGCAGATCCAGATGCCATCGTACCTTTCCAGGCTGGCTTGTATGGTTACCAGCTCAATTTTAAAG AAATGACCCAGACAAACATTTCTTCTAAAACTAGAAGACGGGTCTGTAGGCGACCAAAGTTTGTGTCTTATGAAGAAGTGCAGAAGATAAAGCAAAG CAGTCAGAGGGATTCGTCTATTCCAAATCAAGCCTGTCCTCCCCACTGGGATTCATTTGCCTTGCCTGACTCAAAATACAAG AATCCTGACAATGTGTGCTGA